The following are encoded in a window of Ignavibacteriales bacterium genomic DNA:
- a CDS encoding lmo0937 family membrane protein: MLYMIAVVLIALWLLGLITSYTMSGFIHILLVIAIVVVLVRLIQGRNILGTKG, encoded by the coding sequence ATGCTGTACATGATCGCTGTTGTTTTAATTGCACTGTGGCTGCTAGGTCTTATCACCTCCTACACCATGAGCGGATTCATTCACATCCTGCTGGTGATCGCCATTGTAGTCGTTTTGGTGAGACTGATTCAAGGACGAAATATACTTGGGACAAAGGGTTGA
- a CDS encoding beta galactosidase jelly roll domain-containing protein translates to MEKNTDMKRTIVKYRTLSFLIMLSLLLISLTSAQEWKSVLELRGKWKFQMGDEKKWAEKSFNDSKWDEVFVPSPWEDEGFPGYDGYAWYRKHFNLPSGTEKKVLYLRLGCVDDVGEVYFNGTLIGISGSFPPDYYTAYNSEIVLPLPQNILNVSGDNVIAVRVYDDQLAGGIVQGKIGLFESIDNPMPEISFNGIWQFKTGDSDQWKDTNYDDRSWNKIFVPAVWESQGYSYYDGFAWYRFHFKVPAELVDKTLVLLLGKIDDLDETYINGELIGRTGRIRSNTKSITTNDEYQRLREYTIPSGVLKSGADNTIAVRVFDSGGFGGIYQGPTGIVTREQYKKWKKSRPWQERINEETKNIFDLIFE, encoded by the coding sequence ATGGAAAAAAACACAGATATGAAACGCACGATCGTGAAATACCGTACCCTCTCTTTCTTGATAATGCTGTCGCTCCTATTGATCTCTTTAACGTCGGCTCAGGAGTGGAAATCTGTTCTCGAACTTCGCGGGAAGTGGAAGTTTCAGATGGGAGATGAAAAGAAATGGGCAGAGAAATCATTCAATGATTCAAAGTGGGACGAGGTGTTCGTCCCATCACCCTGGGAAGATGAGGGCTTTCCGGGTTATGATGGTTATGCTTGGTACCGTAAGCATTTCAACCTGCCTTCCGGGACAGAGAAAAAGGTTCTCTATCTCCGCCTCGGCTGTGTGGACGATGTAGGTGAAGTTTACTTCAATGGTACGCTCATAGGGATCTCCGGCAGTTTTCCACCAGACTACTATACAGCGTATAATTCTGAGATTGTATTACCACTTCCACAGAACATTCTCAACGTTTCAGGTGACAATGTTATAGCAGTGCGTGTGTACGATGACCAGCTTGCAGGAGGAATTGTGCAAGGTAAGATTGGTCTCTTTGAATCGATTGATAATCCAATGCCGGAAATTTCTTTTAATGGAATTTGGCAGTTTAAAACTGGTGATTCTGATCAGTGGAAAGATACCAATTACGATGACCGAAGTTGGAACAAAATATTTGTTCCAGCGGTCTGGGAATCTCAGGGATATTCTTATTATGATGGTTTCGCATGGTACAGGTTTCATTTTAAAGTGCCCGCAGAGCTTGTAGACAAAACGTTAGTACTCCTGCTTGGCAAGATCGATGATCTGGATGAGACATACATTAACGGTGAACTGATCGGGCGTACCGGAAGAATTCGAAGCAATACAAAAAGTATCACTACCAATGACGAGTACCAGAGGCTGCGGGAGTACACCATTCCATCCGGGGTATTAAAGTCAGGTGCAGATAATACCATCGCAGTTCGCGTCTTTGACAGTGGAGGGTTCGGAGGGATATATCAAGGCCCCACGGGCATTGTGACACGCGAACAGTATAAAAAGTGGAAAAAGAGCCGGCCTTGGCAGGAACGAATAAATGAAGAAACGAAAAATATATTCGATTTGATTTTCGAGTAA
- a CDS encoding metallophosphoesterase: MTRTYAFIIFFSIVIVLYGLMNTYIYLRGLQAIPSASSLRQWFNIVFWFLALSYFAARFLERIALSWFTDALVWIGSFWLGAMAYLVIILLAIDLLRMLNYIIPFFPDFITKNIQQTKQIIFYAVSGIVLITIIGARINQALPQIKTLDLVIHKKSPLKELNVALVSDVHLGTIICNSHFMRIVAKINSLNPDLVLFAGDLVDEDIEPVIRENLGETLRQIKSKYGIYGITGNHEYIGGVEAACNYLTEHGVVMLRDSAVKIADAFILAGREDISMEGFVGKSHGMHRKRINDLMKDQDTSLPIILMDHQPLRLNDAVDNGIDLQLSGHTHHGQLWPFNYIAESVYELSWGYKQKGNTHFYVSCGVGTWGPPMRTGNRPEVVNVKLKFEN, encoded by the coding sequence ATGACCCGCACGTACGCATTTATTATTTTCTTCTCTATCGTTATCGTCCTGTATGGATTGATGAACACGTATATTTATCTCCGTGGTTTGCAAGCCATACCATCTGCCTCATCTCTGCGGCAGTGGTTTAATATCGTGTTTTGGTTCCTTGCACTTTCGTACTTTGCGGCACGGTTCTTAGAACGTATTGCCCTCTCGTGGTTTACAGATGCTCTTGTCTGGATCGGTTCTTTTTGGCTGGGGGCAATGGCATATTTAGTTATCATTCTTCTCGCGATTGATCTGCTGAGGATGCTCAATTACATCATTCCTTTTTTTCCTGACTTCATCACAAAGAATATTCAGCAAACAAAGCAGATAATTTTCTATGCAGTGAGCGGCATCGTCCTTATAACGATTATCGGTGCGCGAATCAATCAAGCTTTACCGCAAATTAAAACGTTAGATTTGGTTATCCATAAAAAGTCACCGCTGAAGGAACTCAATGTAGCCCTGGTGTCCGATGTCCACTTAGGAACTATTATTTGCAATAGTCATTTCATGCGCATCGTAGCAAAGATCAATTCATTGAATCCTGATCTTGTCCTGTTTGCCGGCGATCTGGTTGATGAAGATATCGAACCGGTGATACGAGAGAATCTTGGTGAAACTTTACGCCAAATTAAGTCGAAGTATGGCATCTATGGAATTACCGGCAATCATGAATATATCGGCGGTGTGGAGGCAGCATGCAACTATTTGACCGAGCATGGTGTAGTGATGCTGAGGGATAGCGCAGTGAAGATAGCCGATGCATTTATATTAGCTGGAAGAGAAGATATAAGTATGGAGGGTTTTGTAGGAAAGTCGCATGGCATGCATCGGAAACGAATTAATGATTTGATGAAGGATCAGGATACATCTCTGCCTATAATATTGATGGATCATCAGCCATTGCGTTTGAACGATGCTGTTGATAATGGAATAGACCTTCAGCTTTCCGGCCATACTCATCATGGACAGTTATGGCCATTTAATTATATTGCAGAATCTGTTTATGAACTCAGTTGGGGCTATAAACAAAAAGGCAATACGCATTTCTACGTTTCTTGCGGTGTCGGAACATGGGGACCGCCGATGCGTACCGGAAATCGACCGGAAGTAGTAAATGTGAAATTAAAATTTGAGAATTAA
- a CDS encoding response regulator transcription factor, which translates to MAHILLVEDEPQMQRGLRDNLEFEGHEVTIEGDGNSGLQTLLREKFDLIILDVMLPKMSGFDIVRKSRERGVRTPILMLTAKGEEIDKVLGLELGADDYVTKPFGLHELIARVNALLRRANPTGANGDTLLKLGDVTVNFASYTGTKDGKEFTMTPKEFEILKYLWQHRNETVSRDDLLTNVWGYDESVTTRTVDNFVLKLRQKIEDDPTHPRTIITIHGTGYKLIA; encoded by the coding sequence ATGGCACATATACTTCTTGTGGAAGATGAACCTCAGATGCAGCGCGGACTTCGGGATAATCTCGAGTTTGAAGGCCATGAAGTCACGATAGAGGGAGACGGCAACAGCGGTTTGCAAACCTTACTCCGTGAAAAATTCGATCTCATAATTCTAGATGTAATGCTTCCGAAGATGTCAGGATTTGATATTGTGCGCAAATCGAGGGAGAGGGGAGTGCGCACCCCCATCCTCATGTTAACAGCGAAGGGGGAAGAAATCGATAAGGTTCTCGGGCTGGAGCTTGGTGCAGATGATTACGTGACAAAACCATTCGGCCTTCACGAACTTATTGCACGGGTAAATGCACTCCTGCGCCGTGCAAATCCAACTGGTGCTAATGGCGATACGCTCTTGAAACTTGGTGATGTAACAGTGAATTTTGCCAGCTATACTGGAACGAAAGACGGTAAGGAATTTACAATGACACCGAAAGAGTTCGAGATCCTGAAGTATCTCTGGCAGCACCGCAATGAGACGGTAAGCCGTGACGACTTGTTGACTAACGTCTGGGGGTACGATGAATCGGTGACCACGCGGACGGTGGACAATTTTGTGTTGAAACTGCGGCAAAAGATCGAGGATGACCCGACACATCCTCGGACTATTATCACGATACACGGGACCGGCTATAAGCTGATCGCTTGA
- a CDS encoding OmpA family protein, whose product MKTILIIIALGFAGVAYYFYDAKTKAENEHQTKIASISDDKENEIARLKGTYAELAANLKKEIEQGQIKIVQLSDRLSVIMVDKILFPSGESEITPEGLKVLDRIGNVLKNAKNKIIRVEGHTDNVQIDKRLQKKYPTNWELSTARATNVVRFLQENIGIEGELLQPIGMSEYHPVASNETPDGRSQNRRIEIALLP is encoded by the coding sequence ATGAAAACAATTTTAATCATTATCGCTTTGGGTTTTGCCGGTGTCGCTTATTATTTTTATGATGCCAAGACGAAAGCGGAGAACGAGCATCAGACAAAAATCGCCAGTATTTCCGATGATAAGGAAAATGAGATTGCGCGGCTGAAGGGCACGTATGCTGAGTTAGCTGCCAATCTAAAAAAAGAAATTGAACAGGGTCAGATTAAAATCGTTCAGTTATCCGATCGGTTGTCGGTTATTATGGTTGATAAAATATTGTTTCCTTCGGGCGAATCAGAAATCACGCCTGAAGGACTGAAAGTGCTGGATCGGATCGGCAATGTTTTGAAAAACGCTAAAAACAAAATAATTCGTGTCGAGGGACATACCGACAATGTGCAGATAGATAAGCGCCTGCAAAAAAAATACCCAACCAATTGGGAGCTTTCTACAGCACGGGCAACAAATGTTGTACGTTTTCTTCAGGAAAATATCGGTATTGAAGGAGAGCTCTTACAGCCCATCGGAATGTCGGAATATCATCCCGTAGCGAGCAATGAAACACCAGACGGTCGCAGTCAGAATCGTAGGATAGAGATCGCCCTGTTACCGTAG
- a CDS encoding outer membrane beta-barrel protein, with amino-acid sequence MKTKYVLLLTVFVFALTLQSSQADAQGAYVGPQLGIYNAKDADKAKLMGGVVLRLPTSLGIDLEGSINYRAESYAGGGVTVRNWPIMITALVYPLPFIYGAIGTGWYNTTFEYDKTIIGQDIASETKLQTAWHFGGGIELPIGTSAKLVGDMRYVFLNYDFKQFPGSSGLNSNFYVIMIGLLFGL; translated from the coding sequence ATGAAAACCAAATATGTTTTGCTCTTGACAGTATTTGTATTCGCTTTAACACTGCAAAGTTCTCAGGCTGACGCTCAAGGAGCTTATGTGGGTCCGCAACTGGGTATTTACAATGCCAAGGATGCGGATAAGGCTAAGCTCATGGGAGGGGTTGTCCTTCGTTTGCCGACTTCTCTAGGAATCGATTTGGAAGGATCTATCAACTATCGAGCAGAGAGCTACGCCGGCGGTGGAGTGACGGTGCGGAACTGGCCGATAATGATCACCGCGCTCGTGTACCCTCTCCCGTTCATCTACGGGGCCATCGGGACAGGATGGTACAATACGACATTCGAATACGATAAGACGATAATCGGACAGGACATTGCATCTGAGACGAAACTGCAAACCGCTTGGCATTTCGGCGGTGGAATAGAACTTCCTATTGGAACAAGTGCGAAGCTTGTAGGAGACATGCGATACGTTTTCTTGAATTACGACTTCAAGCAGTTCCCCGGAAGCTCTGGTTTGAATTCCAATTTTTACGTTATCATGATCGGATTGCTCTTTGGATTATAG
- a CDS encoding CsbD family protein, whose protein sequence is MNWDRMEGQWKQRRGNAMRHWGKIMNDELASVAGRYEELVGKLQEKYGIAQLEAKEQVAEFKKEIDQLKMPKGKVLIVKKSSIKNKPKTKLLKKKKRSSKRVLSKPSRK, encoded by the coding sequence GTGAACTGGGATCGAATGGAAGGACAATGGAAGCAACGGAGAGGAAATGCCATGCGCCATTGGGGGAAAATAATGAACGACGAATTGGCGTCAGTTGCGGGCAGGTACGAGGAACTTGTTGGAAAGCTCCAGGAGAAATACGGGATTGCCCAACTGGAAGCCAAAGAACAGGTCGCCGAATTCAAAAAAGAAATTGATCAATTAAAAATGCCCAAGGGCAAGGTGTTGATAGTGAAGAAGTCCTCGATCAAGAACAAGCCCAAAACAAAATTGCTGAAGAAAAAAAAACGGTCCAGTAAAAGAGTACTGTCAAAGCCAAGTAGAAAATAA
- a CDS encoding AI-2E family transporter, giving the protein MEQLQIALTEQSKSQRGMRFLISAAALVIIIDGIIQAQSVLALILISGFLAVIGTPPVLWLKRKRIPFALAVVIVIAGFVLILLIAGVLVGISIKSVFNSMPFYQTRLQEQVLALKAFLASMGIIVNAKAILGYVNPEALSSLGTGILESMGSVLSNTVLILLTVSFILFEASSFPIKLRAALGEPKAVFPEFAKFVNDIKRYVVIQTVVSLISGILAGVWLAILGADFAILFGLLAFFFSYVPQIGVVIAIIPAAILTFIQFGVGRALLVASFLVITFVIGNVIQPRIMGQKLGLSTLVVFLSLIFWGSLLGLIGMVLCVPFTMALKFALERSENTRWIAALLGR; this is encoded by the coding sequence ATGGAACAGTTACAGATTGCCTTAACTGAGCAAAGCAAGTCCCAGCGTGGAATGCGTTTCCTTATCAGCGCAGCAGCACTTGTCATCATCATTGACGGTATCATTCAAGCACAGTCGGTCCTGGCATTGATTCTCATATCTGGTTTCCTCGCTGTCATTGGGACGCCGCCGGTACTCTGGCTCAAGCGAAAACGTATTCCCTTTGCTCTCGCTGTAGTGATTGTGATCGCAGGATTTGTTCTGATTCTGTTGATAGCCGGTGTACTGGTGGGTATCTCCATCAAGAGCGTTTTTAATTCAATGCCTTTCTATCAAACTCGCTTACAGGAACAAGTTTTAGCTCTCAAGGCATTCTTGGCAAGCATGGGGATTATAGTGAACGCCAAAGCCATCCTTGGATATGTTAATCCGGAAGCGCTGAGCAGTTTGGGTACCGGTATATTAGAAAGCATGGGCTCGGTGTTGTCCAACACTGTTCTGATTCTGCTCACGGTTTCTTTTATTTTGTTCGAGGCTTCAAGTTTTCCCATCAAGCTCCGCGCTGCGCTTGGTGAACCCAAGGCGGTATTCCCAGAGTTTGCCAAATTTGTCAATGATATCAAACGCTATGTAGTGATTCAGACAGTGGTCAGTTTGATATCTGGAATACTTGCAGGTGTGTGGCTGGCCATCCTTGGTGCGGATTTTGCGATTCTCTTTGGTCTGCTGGCCTTTTTCTTCAGTTATGTACCACAAATAGGCGTCGTTATCGCTATCATTCCCGCAGCTATCCTGACGTTTATTCAATTCGGAGTGGGACGTGCCTTACTGGTTGCAAGTTTTCTTGTCATAACATTCGTGATCGGGAATGTGATTCAGCCTCGGATTATGGGACAAAAACTCGGACTCTCTACCTTGGTTGTCTTTCTCTCATTAATTTTTTGGGGAAGCTTGCTTGGCTTGATCGGCATGGTTTTATGTGTGCCGTTTACTATGGCCTTAAAGTTTGCACTCGAAAGGAGTGAAAATACACGATGGATTGCAGCGTTGCTCGGGCGGTAG
- a CDS encoding LysE family transporter, translating into MELTSFLKGIFIGFAMAVPIGPIGIMCIRKTLTEGRLHGLIIGLGAATADLLYGCVAAFGLTFISNTLVSQRIWIRLAGGILLLFMGVRTFRKQPADPKVHIKSRRWIGPYLYTVFLTLTNPLTIFAFIAVFAALGLVNELDYLSASALVAGVFIGSSLWFLLLSSGVTLFRKKLDVIGLQWVNRIAGILIITSGIIIIVTLL; encoded by the coding sequence ATGGAACTTACTTCTTTTCTTAAGGGAATCTTTATTGGTTTTGCGATGGCAGTGCCCATCGGACCTATTGGAATTATGTGCATTCGCAAAACCCTTACGGAAGGACGATTACACGGACTCATTATAGGTCTTGGAGCAGCAACTGCCGATTTGCTTTACGGTTGTGTTGCTGCATTTGGGCTTACATTTATTTCTAATACACTCGTTAGTCAAAGAATTTGGATACGACTGGCTGGGGGAATACTTCTTCTTTTCATGGGTGTAAGAACATTTCGCAAACAGCCTGCCGACCCTAAGGTTCATATTAAAAGCCGTAGATGGATCGGACCATACCTTTATACTGTTTTTCTCACACTCACGAACCCTTTAACCATCTTCGCTTTTATTGCTGTATTTGCTGCACTCGGCTTAGTAAACGAGCTCGATTATTTATCTGCATCAGCTCTTGTTGCAGGAGTTTTTATTGGTTCAAGTTTATGGTTCCTGCTTCTTAGTTCCGGTGTTACACTTTTTAGAAAGAAATTAGACGTCATCGGTCTGCAATGGGTAAACAGAATTGCCGGTATTTTAATAATTACTTCCGGTATTATAATTATTGTGACATTACTGTAA
- a CDS encoding ATP-binding protein yields the protein MNPRTFKAAPRAGRKIGIIFVLAALLPMVFYSAYELSSLNSNEELIQSIYSKQLDVILFSINQYSLDAAQSWSSEINTQVLTSSHIAQLESATQLFLKKTPSVRGVLYADSNGRSIRFIERQERKDKGVGQERTSFVLEKDSVTLEKLLQYASAGYRKIEPIVIGDSASGQSLLLAFVTLSKNYDQKIAGFILDEKSFVTGILGSKLNQAAGDEFQLAVFDRRSNQIVLSTSPVEISELRQEKELWLLPDYRIGIRLKGTSIEDVVRARSERNLMLIALLDVLLIGAVWLVYRTIKKEMELVRLKGDFVSNVSHELRTPLSLIRMFTETLSMKRVPTEEKKQEYYTTILQETERLTRLINNILNFSRMEAGKKQYNFEPADLNDIVKRVMKTFQSHLEHEGFVIAIELTKKMPSVLADNETIAEALINILDNAMKYSGTEKFVRVGTGISGKMIFIEVEDHGIGIDPQHQTKIFETFYRVSTGLTNNIKGSGLGLSLVKHIMDTHGGKIELISAPGKGSTLRLLFPSLTQQYKGT from the coding sequence ATGAATCCACGCACTTTTAAGGCTGCACCCCGAGCAGGAAGGAAGATAGGCATTATCTTTGTTCTGGCAGCCCTTTTACCGATGGTCTTTTACTCGGCATATGAATTGAGTTCACTCAACTCAAATGAGGAACTGATCCAATCGATCTACAGCAAACAACTGGACGTTATTCTATTTTCCATCAATCAGTATTCGCTGGATGCCGCCCAGAGCTGGTCGAGCGAGATCAACACGCAAGTTCTTACTTCTTCCCACATCGCACAACTCGAATCTGCTACGCAGTTGTTTTTAAAGAAAACTCCCTCTGTCCGCGGAGTGCTGTATGCCGATTCCAATGGTCGTTCTATTCGTTTCATAGAGCGTCAAGAGAGGAAGGACAAAGGAGTGGGACAGGAGAGAACATCTTTTGTGCTGGAAAAGGATTCGGTAACGCTTGAGAAATTATTGCAATATGCTTCTGCCGGGTACCGGAAGATCGAACCGATCGTCATCGGAGACAGCGCTTCCGGACAGTCCCTGCTGCTTGCATTTGTCACGTTGTCCAAAAACTATGACCAGAAGATAGCAGGATTCATACTCGATGAAAAGTCGTTCGTAACCGGTATCCTTGGGTCGAAGCTCAATCAGGCGGCAGGAGATGAATTCCAGCTTGCGGTGTTCGACCGCCGCAGCAATCAAATTGTGCTCTCTACCTCTCCAGTCGAGATTTCGGAACTGCGCCAGGAAAAGGAGCTATGGCTTTTACCAGACTACCGCATCGGTATCCGGTTGAAAGGGACCAGCATTGAGGATGTTGTCAGGGCCCGATCAGAACGGAACCTCATGCTCATTGCTCTCCTGGACGTTTTGCTGATCGGTGCCGTCTGGCTTGTGTACCGAACTATCAAAAAAGAAATGGAGCTTGTACGTCTGAAGGGAGATTTTGTCTCGAATGTTTCCCACGAACTGCGAACGCCGCTTTCCCTCATTCGTATGTTTACCGAGACCCTCTCAATGAAACGAGTGCCGACGGAAGAGAAGAAACAGGAATATTATACAACTATCCTCCAGGAAACCGAACGGCTGACGCGCCTCATCAATAATATTCTTAATTTTTCCAGAATGGAGGCGGGGAAGAAGCAATATAACTTTGAGCCTGCCGATCTGAATGATATTGTGAAGCGTGTGATGAAGACCTTTCAGTCTCATCTCGAGCACGAGGGATTTGTAATTGCGATCGAATTGACGAAAAAAATGCCATCCGTTCTTGCGGACAATGAGACCATTGCAGAAGCGCTCATCAATATCCTCGATAATGCTATGAAGTACAGCGGGACTGAAAAATTTGTCCGGGTCGGTACTGGAATATCCGGCAAAATGATTTTTATAGAGGTGGAAGACCATGGCATCGGCATCGATCCTCAGCATCAGACAAAAATATTCGAGACATTTTATCGTGTTTCGACCGGATTGACGAATAATATCAAAGGGAGCGGGCTTGGCCTTTCACTTGTTAAGCATATTATGGACACACATGGCGGAAAAATTGAGCTTATAAGTGCACCCGGCAAAGGAAGCACCCTCCGGCTCCTTTTCCCATCCTTGACACAGCAGTACAAAGGAACATAA